The nucleotide window CTGGGCGAGTGCCGGGACGACGACGTGGAGGCGCGTCTCGAAGAACTCGGATCGCTGGAACGGGCCATCGGAGACCAGCTATCGAGCGACCTCGACGTCCTCTCGGCGCTCGCGAGCGAGACCCGCTATACGCTCGTGCGGGCGCTCGTCGCCGCCCGCGAGGAGTTGTGCGTCTGTGAACTCCAGGGGCTGGTCGATGTCAGCGAGAGCGGGTTGAGTCACGCGCTCTCCGAACTCGTCGAGGCGGGACTACTCACCGGTCGGAAGGACGGCCGCTGGAAGAAGTATCGGGCGACGAACCGGGCGATCGCGATCGTGACCGTCCTCGACGGGAGCGTCGGGTCGGACGCGACCGCCACGGAGGACCAGCGATGAGCGCGGTCGAGCACGACCACGGGCCCGACTGTGGCTGTCCGGACTGTGGCGACCCACGGTCGATGGATTTCCTCGACAAGTACCTCACCGTCTGGATTTTCGGCGCGATGGCGATCGGGGTCGGCCTGGGCTATATCGCCCCGGGCGTCACGGGACCCATCCAGGAGTTCCACCTCGTCGAGATCGGGTTGATCGCGATGATGTACCCGCCGCTGGCGAAGGTCAACTACGGGCAGTTGCCACGCGTGTTCGCCCAGTGGCGCGTCCTGGGCCTGAGCCTGATCCAGAACTGGCTGATCGGCCCGACGCTGATGGTGGGGCTCGCACTGATCTTCTTCGGTGGGATCGTGCCCGGACTGCCCGCGCGCCCCGACTTTTTCCTCGGGCTGGTCTTCATCGGGATGGCGCGGTGTATCGCGATGGTGCTGGTCTGGAACGACCTCGCTGATGGATCGAGCGAGTACGCCGCAGGACTGGTCGCGTTCAACAGCGTCTTCCAGATCCTGACCTACGGGGTGTACATCACCGTCTTCGCGCTCGTGTTGCCCGAAGTGCTCGGGCTGGAGACACTGACCGCGGGGATCGACGCGTTCGAGATCACGGCCAGACAGGTCTTCGAGGCGATCGCGATCTTCCTGGGGATCCCCTTCGCCGCGGGGATCGCCTCGCGGGTCGTTGGCACCCGCACGAAAGGCACCGAGTGGTACGACGAGTCGTTCGTGCCGACGGTCGATCCGCTCACGCTGATCGCGTTGCTCTTTACGGTGATCGTGATGTTCGCGATGCAGGGCGAGCGCATCGTCGGCCAGCCGACCGACGTACTGTTGATCGCCGTGCCGTTGACGATCTACTTTATCGTGATGTTCGTCGTGAGCTTCGCGATGGGCCACCGGATCGGTGCGGACTACTCCACGACGACGGCGATCGGGTTCACCGCCGCCTCGAACAACTTCGAGTTGGCCATCGCCGTCGCCGTCGCGGTGTTCGGCGTCGGATCGAGCGTCGCCTTCACGACCGTCATCGGCCCGCTGATCGAAGTGCCGGTCCTGCTATCCTTGGTCTACGTCGCGCTGTGGCTTCAGCGGACCATCGACTGGCGCGGGCACACGACTGGACAACTCGATAGCACGACACCGACGAGCGCTGCGGACGACACCGACCCCGACACGGAGGACGACTAACATGACAGAAGCGGCTGATCCAACGGATACGACTCGAATCGCCTTCGTTTGCGTCCAGAACGCCGGTCGTTCGCAGATGTCGACGGCGTTTGCCGAACGCGAGCGCGCAGAGCGCGGCCTCGAGGATCGCGTCGAGATCCTGACCGGTGGGACTCATCCGGCCGACGCAGTCCACGACGAGGTGGTCGCCGTGATGGACGAACGCGGAATCGACCTCTCGGATCGGACGCCACGGGCGGTGACGACCGACGAACTCAGTTCGTGTGACGTCGTCGCGACGATGGGCTGTTCGACGCTCGACGTGAGCGCGGTCAGTGACGACGTGGACGTTCGGGACTGGGCCCTGGCCGATCCGGACGGCGAGGACCTCGATCGCGTCCGCGAGATCCGCGACGAGATCGAACGGCGGGTCGGCGCGCTGTTCGACGAACTCAGCGCCGAATAGGGGCCCGCCGGCCGAGAACGTCGTCCGGATCGGCGTGGCGATCGATCGCTCGTCGGTCGGGAGTCACCGTCGAGCAAACCACCCGAGATGTCCGATCGTTTGCAGTCAATATTCGGGTGGGACAGCCATGTTATATACTCGATGCACATATAATATTTATTATGGATGAGCGCGCCCGTTCGACTCTCGACACAGACGATCACGTCGACACGCCCCCACAGACGACGCGACGCGCGGTCCTCACGGCGGGTGGGACGATCGCACTCGGGGGTCTCGCCGGCTGTGTTGCGGTCGATGGGCTTTGGGATCGAGCCAGTGAGCGAGCGATCGGGACCACGTCGGCGTCGCCAGCCAGTTTCTACAGCGGTGGCGCAATCGACGACGTGACGGCGTACAGAAGCGGTCCGATCGACGTCCGGTTCGTCCCACCGACGCTGCGAGCCGAGTCGCGACGGATCGACATCGACGGCTGGAGCACCAGCGCGGCCACGAACGCACAGGACTACAACTCCTCGCGGTCGAACAAGCCGCGGACGACCTACTGGCCCGATCCCGATTCGGACGGCGACGGAATCTCGACGCTCGTGACCGTCCTCGACATCGAGCGGTCGCTGGTGGTCTATGCCGACGCCGCCATCGGGGCCATCGAAGAGCGGTCGGCCGACGACGCGACGGCAGCCCTCGACGCGTTCGTCGACGCGACGACGGCGGTCCAGGCGGCCCTCGACGGCTGTCCGACCGAGCTTTGCAGGACTGTTTCCGACCACGCGGACGGCCGGAAAGATCTCGCCCGGGACGCGACCGACGCCGTGAGCGCGGGCAGGTGGGACAGCGCGCGGCGATCGATCCAGCAGGCCCGGCGGATCGTCCAGAGCGATATCGACCGCATCCACGACGACCTCGACAGCGATGGCGACGGACTCCCGGACGCCACGAAGTCCCTCTACGAGTACCTCGACGGAGAGCCGACGATCGCAGAGCAGTTCGTCGTCAGTCTCCCGGACACCCGCGTTCCCGACGGCCCGGCGCTCGAATCGGAACTCACGCCCAAGCGCGTGCTCGAATATTTCACCGGCGACCGCAACGCCGAGGGCTGTGCCGACAGCGACAGGGCCGCCGCGGTCCATCGGGACCTGGCCTGTCGTGACCTCCTCACCGCGACGATCGCACTCGATGGGGGCGACCTCGACCAGCATCGAGACATCGACACGAAAGACATCCGACGCGGCGTCGCTGCCTTCGGAACCACGAGCGGTGTCGTCGTCACCGGCGCGTCGCCAGCGGCCGCGGTCGCCGAGCCGATGGCCCGGGTCACGAGTGACTGCTGTGCGGCGGACACCTGCTGTTTCGATTACGATTCCTGGGGCGAGGAGATCACCGCCGGAGCGGCGACCGTGACCCCAACCTTCGTCGTCCCCGTGGTCGCGACGCCGCCAGACTGCCCGTCTCCGATCCCCGCGCTCTTGTACGTGCGCCGGATCCGCCACGACGACCAACTGCTCTACGTCGGCGGGTGGCACATCGACGACGGCGCGCTCTACGAGAACAGCGCGACGCTACTGGTCGCCGACGGCCCGAACGTCGTCGCCGGCGTCACGCGCTCGGACATCGAAGACGGCGCTATCGACCTCGTGAAAATGGCAAGCGACGACAGAGTCGTTCGGAAAAAGCCCGGGCGGACGAAATACGCGACCGCGACGGTGACCGGCCGGTACGACCCGGACGCCGAGTACCTTCCGGCAGGGGCTCACTCGGTGTGTCGATCCGACGGAGACCTCTACTGCTGGGGCGTGCAGTCTCGGGAAGCACTCGCGACCCACGACACGACCGACTGCGACGACCGGGACCCCGACGTCCGCCCGTCGGCCGTCACGACGGCGCTCGACGCTCCGGTCCTCCACCTCGTCGAGGCTGGGGACGCATCGAACGACGTGAAGTTCAAAGCGGGGGCCGAGCTGTCGAAATCGGTCAATTAGGGTCAGGCCCGCTCAGCGCGTCGGTTTCCGCGCCTCGATCGTCGCAGAACGGATATACTCGCTCGGATCGTGGTCGTCGTCCCACTCGCTGATAAAGGCCGCACTGTCCGCGTTCGGCTCGACCCGAATATCGACGAATCCAGCGTCCGCGAGCAGGTCCTCGACGGTTTCGACGGTCGAGGCCCCGGCGACACAGGCCGCCAGCGAATCCGGATCAGAGGCGATGTCCTCGGGCAGCGGCGCGGTCTTCACCACATCGGAGACGGCAAGTCGACCGCCGGGGGCAAGTGCGCGAAACGCCTCCGCGAACACCTGGTCTTTGGCCGGCGAGAGATTGATCACACAGTTCGAGATAACGACGTCGACGCTCGCGTCAGCCACCGGTAGGTGCTCGATCTCGCCCAGTCGGAATGCGACGTTCTCCCCGTCGGTGTCTTCGGCGTTGGCCCGGGCTTTCTCGACCATCTCGGGAGTCATGTCGACGCCGATGACCTGGCCCTCCGGCCCGACTTCCCGGGCGGCGAGAAAGCAGTCGAAGCCCGCCCCCGAGCCCAGGTCGAGCACCCGCTCGCCCGCCGACAGATCCGCGATCGCTTTCGGGTTCCCACAGCCGAGACCGAGATCCGCACCGTCCGTGACCGCCGCGATGTCTTCGGGGGAATACCCGAGTCGTTCGCTGTCCGTGCCAGTCGTGTCCTCACAGCACGCGTCGTCGCTCGTCGCCCCCGTCCCCGAACAGCAGGACCCACCGTCGTCGCTCGCGACCTCGGCGTAGCGGTCCCGGACGAGACGGCGCTGGGCGTCTGCATCACGATTCTCGGCCGATCGCTCCGACGGTGTGTCACTCATTGATGTCGAAGTGCGTCGAGGCAGTCGAGAAGCTGTTCGGCGTCGTCAGTCACACCGTAGTATCGCCAGGACCCCTCCTTTCGACGGGTGAGAAGTCCGGCCGCGGACAATCGTGAGAGTGCCTGGCTGACCCCGCTCTGAGAGATCCCGACCGCCGATTCGAGATCGCAGACACACACGTCGCCGTCGGCCGCGCGAATGCGACGGACGAGTTCGTACCGCGTGTCGTTGCCCAGTGCCGAGAGCATCTGGACGTCTGCGTCGATCGTGTCCGTATCGACCGCAGGAACGGTCGTACAACACGCCTCGCCGCCTGTATCGGCATCGTCGGGGCGGACCCCAGCCTCGCTCGTTTCGGAACTCATAGTAGCATATGATGATATAAGCAGATGTAAATATATCGATTGCGATCGTGGACGCCGTCTCGATCACCAGCAGCAGGGTTGGCTTCCATCGCGACCTCCGTCGTTCACGACCATTTCTATTTCAACCCGTTTTGAAACCGATGCGTATATGAGCAGCGGTGTTTTAGATTAGTTTGAAATGGTGGTGACGCAGTGACCGCAGTCGAACTACTCGTCCAAGTACTCCGGGCAGGTGTCGACGAGACGCTGTCCTACCTGACGTTGCACGTCGTCACGTGCCTGGTGCCGGCCTTCTTCATCGCGGGAGGGATCTCAGCGATCCTCTCGGATCACTTCGTGACCAAGTACCTCAGCGCGGACGCCCCGAAACTCCACGCCTACACGCTCGCGTCGGTGTCGGGCATCGCGCTCGCGGTGTGTAGCTGTACGATCCTCCCGATGTTCGCCGGCCTGTACAAGAAGGGTGCGGGAATCGGCCCCGCGACGGCCTTCCTGTTCTCGGGGCCGGCGATCAACGTGCTGGCCGTCGTGTTCACCGCGAGTGCACTGAGTCTCCCGCTCGGTGGGGCAAGGGCCTTTTTCGCCGTGACGATGGCCGGTGCGATTGGCCTGACGATGGCCGCGGTCTTCGGGGAACCCGAAGGCGAGAGTCCGGACGGACGGCCCGTCGCCACCGACGGGGGAGTCGTCACCGAACGCGACCGGCCGCTCTGGGTGACGGGCGGCTTTTTCGGCAGCCAGGTCGCGATCCTATTGATCGCCGCGACGGGACTGCTGACCTGGACGGTCAAAGCGCCGCTGCTCGCGCCGCTGTTCGCTGTCCTCGGATACTTGCTCTGGACCCAGTTCGATCGGAGCGAGATCGACGCGTGGCTCGAAGAGACGTGGTTTTTCACGAAGACGATCTTCCCACTGCTGATCGCCGGAACCTTCGTGATCGGGATCATCGGTGCGATCGCGGCGATCGCCCAGGGGATGGGGCCCCTGGCGACGGTCACGACCGACGCTGGCGAGACGTTCGCGGCCCACCAGGTCGCGCCGGGCCTACTCACTCAGGGGATCTTCGGTGAGACGACCGTCCTCTCGACCGCGCTCGGGGCGGTCATCGGCGCAATCCTCTACATGCCGACGCTGCTCGAAGTGCCGATCATCGGCTCGCTGTTCGGGTACACCAACGGCCTGATGGCCGACGGGCCCGCACTCGCACTCCTGCTCGCGGGCCCGTCGCTGTCGCTCCCGAACATGCTGGTGATCTGGAAGACCATCGGCACGAAACGGACGGCGCTGTACGTCGCGCTCGTCGCCAGCGCGGCCACGATTGCAGGCCTAATCTGGGGCCTGATCATCGCCCCCATTTGACATATCGCTCTCGAACACCCACGGAAACCACACCACACGACTCCACACGACACACCACAACCCATGAACATCGAAGTCATCGGCCCCGGGTGTCCCCGGTGCCAGAAAACCGCGACGCGTGTCGAACAGGCAATCGAGCGACTCGATCGTGACGCCTCGATCGAGAAAGTCGAGGATCAGATGGCCATCATCGACCGTGGCGTGATGCACACGCCCGCCGTCGCCGTCGACGGTGAAATCGAAATCGAAGGCGAGATTCCCGCCGTCGACGAGTTGGTCGAGGTGTTCCAGTCGGCGTAGCACCGCACTCCCGATTGTGGACGCGAACGTGGTCAGCGGCCACTCAGCGGACGGCCTCGGTCGCGGCCCGCATCGCTTCGAGTGCCTCTTTGATCGACTCGACGTCGGTCGCATACGAGATGCGCGCGTGGCCCGCGCCGCTCGGCCCGAACGCCTCGCCGGGCACGACGATCACGTCGCGTTCGAGGACGGCCTCGACCCAGCCCTCGGGGACTTCTGGCATCGCGTAGAACGCCCCCTCGGGCGTCGGTGTGCGCAACCCCATATCCGAGAGCCCATCGAGGACGACGTCACGACGGCGTTCGAACGCCGCGACCATCTCGTCGACGGCGTCCTGAGTCCCGGTCAGCGCCGCCTCGGCGGCGAACTGGGCGGGCGCACTCGCACACGCCTGGACGTACTGGTGGGCACGAAGCATGCGCTCGATACGGTCGTGGTCTGCGGCGACCCACCCGAGTCGCCACCCCGTCATCGAGTACGTTTTCGAACAGGCGTTGACCATCACGACGTTCTCGCCGTCCGCCATCGGTGAGTGGTGATCGACGCCGTAGCGGATGCGCTCGTAGACCTCGTCGGTGAGACAGACAATATCGTGTTCGTCTGCGATCCGGGCGAATGCCTGCATATCGGCCTCGCTCTGGACCGCTCCCGTCGGGTTCGCGGGGCTGTTGACGACGAACATCGCCGTCTCCGGGGTGATCGCATCCTCGACGGCGGCGGGGTCGAGCGAGAGGTCGTCCCGGACGGGGACCGTTCGGGGCGTGGCGTCCGCGAGTCGCGTCAACGCTTCGTAGGAGACGAATCCCGGATCGGGGATCAGCACCTCCTCGCCCGGGTCGACGTGCGCGGCGATCGCGAGATAGAGTGCTTCCGACCCCCCGGCAGTGACGATGAGATTCTCGGGGTCGACCGCGAGATCGTGTTCACGGTCGTGATAGTCGGCGATCGCCTCGCGGAGTTCGGGCCGGCCCTTGTTCGAGGTGTAGGCGTCGGCCTCGCCCGCTCGAATCGCGTCGCTGGCGGCCTCGTGGACGTGATCGGGCGCCGGGAAGTCTGGCTGACCGAGTCCGAGGTTGATCGAGTCCTCGCTGGCGGCCTCGAACACCTCACGAATCCCCGAGATCGACACCTGCTCGACGCGGGTCGCGAATCTGGACATGACCGTCGATCGGCGTCGATCCGGCATAGGGTTGGTGATCGGTGACGGCGAGAGACGGCGTCGAGACGACAGCGAGGAGAGCGACGATCGAGTGGCGATCGAATAGCGGTCGAATGACGATCGAGTGGCGATCTGACGATTAGCGCCGCTCACGGGCGCGATCGACGACACGTTCGAGTCGATCCAGATCCGGTTCGTAGTCCTCCGGGAGTCGAACCGGCAGATCGTCAGTGTCCCGCTCGGCGAGCAATCGAGCGAGCCGTCCGGGATGCTGTTCGGCGATCTCCCCACGATCGAGGTCGGTCGCGGCGAGCACCGCTGCGTCGTCTGCGGTGGCGCCCAGCACCATCATGCGGGCCCGCTCGACGAGGTGGTCCGTTCGATCAGGCGGCAAATCGACGCGTCTGGCGAGTCGTCGCGGATCGGCGTCGGCCAGATCGCCGACGCGCTCGACGTCGCCGTCCGCGAGGCGTTCCTGGAGACGATCACCGACGCCCTTGACCGCGTGAACGGGTTTGCGCGACCACTCCGTGGGCTCACGCTCGGGTCGCTCGTCGTCCGTCCGCCCGTCGTCGGTATTCGAGTCACCGTGGCTCGGCCCATCCCCGTCGTCTTCGGGCAACAGGATCGGATGCTCGTAGGTCTGGCCGTCGGGCCCACTCGACGCTCCAGACTGATCGTCCGAGCCCTGAGACTCCTCGATGGGGGGCAGATCGCCCGCATCGACGGCGTCCTGGAGGCTCTCGACGACCGACGGGTCGAGTCTGGCCCCGAGGTCGTCCCAGGTCAGTCCCGGCACCGGACTGGCCGCCGCGGGGGAGTCCTCGCCGCCGTCACCGGTGCGAGTCGGCAGTTTCCCACCAGGGGACAGCTGTAGGCGGAAGCTCCCGCCCGTTCCGCCGGGGACGATCGAAAGCTGGTCGGATCCGTCGCCCGACGCGCCGGTGTCACCGAGGGTTGGGAGGTTTCCGAGTCCGCCGCCGAGCCCTCCGCCACCTGGACTATCACCGCTCTGTCCACCCTGACTGTCGTCGGACTCTTCGGGAGTTTCGACGCCGAACGGGACCTCGACTTCGACATCGGCGACCCTGAGCGACGGCTGGTCGTCGGGGCGCTCGTCGTTGCGGGCTTCGATCTCGTCGACCGCCTGCTGGAGGTCGCGCTGTACCAGATTCATGACCGCACCGATTCGTGGCATGTTACTTGAAGTGCATACTCGTCGAGAGTTCGCCGACGGCGTCGCCGTTCAGCCCCGCCGGCGGGGCAGCGGCGTCGATCACCGACGCGTCGAGCTGATCGTCGAACGCGACTTTCACGTCGAGGTCGATGTCCTCGACGACCGGTTCGGGCACGCCACCGCTGGCGACCCGCTGGAGGGCGTCTTTCCGTGGCTGACCGATCTCGGTCGCGATCGCCTCGCGGACACGCTCGACCGCGGCC belongs to Halococcoides cellulosivorans and includes:
- a CDS encoding arsenate-mycothiol transferase ArsC, with the protein product MTEAADPTDTTRIAFVCVQNAGRSQMSTAFAERERAERGLEDRVEILTGGTHPADAVHDEVVAVMDERGIDLSDRTPRAVTTDELSSCDVVATMGCSTLDVSAVSDDVDVRDWALADPDGEDLDRVREIRDEIERRVGALFDELSAE
- a CDS encoding ArsR/SmtB family transcription factor, with protein sequence MNHATDRLRRYMEDELGECRDDDVEARLEELGSLERAIGDQLSSDLDVLSALASETRYTLVRALVAAREELCVCELQGLVDVSESGLSHALSELVEAGLLTGRKDGRWKKYRATNRAIAIVTVLDGSVGSDATATEDQR
- a CDS encoding thioredoxin family protein produces the protein MNIEVIGPGCPRCQKTATRVEQAIERLDRDASIEKVEDQMAIIDRGVMHTPAVAVDGEIEIEGEIPAVDELVEVFQSA
- a CDS encoding arsenite methyltransferase, whose product is MSDTPSERSAENRDADAQRRLVRDRYAEVASDDGGSCCSGTGATSDDACCEDTTGTDSERLGYSPEDIAAVTDGADLGLGCGNPKAIADLSAGERVLDLGSGAGFDCFLAAREVGPEGQVIGVDMTPEMVEKARANAEDTDGENVAFRLGEIEHLPVADASVDVVISNCVINLSPAKDQVFAEAFRALAPGGRLAVSDVVKTAPLPEDIASDPDSLAACVAGASTVETVEDLLADAGFVDIRVEPNADSAAFISEWDDDHDPSEYIRSATIEARKPTR
- a CDS encoding pyridoxal phosphate-dependent aminotransferase, with amino-acid sequence MSRFATRVEQVSISGIREVFEAASEDSINLGLGQPDFPAPDHVHEAASDAIRAGEADAYTSNKGRPELREAIADYHDREHDLAVDPENLIVTAGGSEALYLAIAAHVDPGEEVLIPDPGFVSYEALTRLADATPRTVPVRDDLSLDPAAVEDAITPETAMFVVNSPANPTGAVQSEADMQAFARIADEHDIVCLTDEVYERIRYGVDHHSPMADGENVVMVNACSKTYSMTGWRLGWVAADHDRIERMLRAHQYVQACASAPAQFAAEAALTGTQDAVDEMVAAFERRRDVVLDGLSDMGLRTPTPEGAFYAMPEVPEGWVEAVLERDVIVVPGEAFGPSGAGHARISYATDVESIKEALEAMRAATEAVR
- a CDS encoding permease, whose product is MTAVELLVQVLRAGVDETLSYLTLHVVTCLVPAFFIAGGISAILSDHFVTKYLSADAPKLHAYTLASVSGIALAVCSCTILPMFAGLYKKGAGIGPATAFLFSGPAINVLAVVFTASALSLPLGGARAFFAVTMAGAIGLTMAAVFGEPEGESPDGRPVATDGGVVTERDRPLWVTGGFFGSQVAILLIAATGLLTWTVKAPLLAPLFAVLGYLLWTQFDRSEIDAWLEETWFFTKTIFPLLIAGTFVIGIIGAIAAIAQGMGPLATVTTDAGETFAAHQVAPGLLTQGIFGETTVLSTALGAVIGAILYMPTLLEVPIIGSLFGYTNGLMADGPALALLLAGPSLSLPNMLVIWKTIGTKRTALYVALVASAATIAGLIWGLIIAPI
- the arsB gene encoding ACR3 family arsenite efflux transporter codes for the protein MSAVEHDHGPDCGCPDCGDPRSMDFLDKYLTVWIFGAMAIGVGLGYIAPGVTGPIQEFHLVEIGLIAMMYPPLAKVNYGQLPRVFAQWRVLGLSLIQNWLIGPTLMVGLALIFFGGIVPGLPARPDFFLGLVFIGMARCIAMVLVWNDLADGSSEYAAGLVAFNSVFQILTYGVYITVFALVLPEVLGLETLTAGIDAFEITARQVFEAIAIFLGIPFAAGIASRVVGTRTKGTEWYDESFVPTVDPLTLIALLFTVIVMFAMQGERIVGQPTDVLLIAVPLTIYFIVMFVVSFAMGHRIGADYSTTTAIGFTAASNNFELAIAVAVAVFGVGSSVAFTTVIGPLIEVPVLLSLVYVALWLQRTIDWRGHTTGQLDSTTPTSAADDTDPDTEDD
- a CDS encoding ArsR/SmtB family transcription factor, whose amino-acid sequence is MSSETSEAGVRPDDADTGGEACCTTVPAVDTDTIDADVQMLSALGNDTRYELVRRIRAADGDVCVCDLESAVGISQSGVSQALSRLSAAGLLTRRKEGSWRYYGVTDDAEQLLDCLDALRHQ